Sequence from the Montipora foliosa isolate CH-2021 chromosome 12, ASM3666993v2, whole genome shotgun sequence genome:
TAGAATCTTGAAAATGATCCGTTTTTCAACGGGTAGCCAATGAAGAGCTTTCAGAGTTGGCGAAATGTGGTCTTGTTTGCGAACTCCGCTGACTAGACGAGCTGCGACATTTTGGACCCTTTGAATCAAAGCTTGTCAAGTTGAGACTTGGGAAGACCATATAGCACACTGCTGCAATAGTCAAGATGAGGGATGAAAAATGCGTTAACTACACGTGCTACAATCTAGATCATCTTTTGAGAGGTACTTCTTGATGCGACCAATCGACCTTATCGATAACATAGCCTTCTTACATATCAGATTGATTTGAGACATGGAAGTAAGGTTCTCATCAAACATTACACCAAGGTTACGAGCCTCTTTTGTGACTGAGATCGTGTTATTTCCAAAGGAAAAGGTTGGCAATAATTCATAGTTCTTACTGAATCGTGAGGAGAAAAGAACAACTTCGGTTTTTCCTTGATTGCACTTCAGCATGTTCTTTGTAATCCTTGATATCACATCTTCAATGCATGATCTAAGAGTATCAGTAGAACGTAGAACAAGTTGGATTATTGGGGTTCAAAGTGATGTAGATCtgtgtgtcatcagcatagaacATGCAGTTTAAATTATGGCTAAGTATGATATCCTGAAGCGGAGCTAAGTACATTATGAATAGTAAGAGACCGAGAATcgatccttgaggaacaccaaaCTTTAGGTCACGAGGAGAGGATATTTTATCACCAATAACTACTGATTGTGAACGGCCACACAGGTACGATCGAAACCATTTTAAGGCATTGCCAGTAACTTTGAAGTAGGTTTTAAGTCGATCCAGTAGAATTGAGTGATCGAACGTATCGAATGCTGAGGATAGGTCGAGTAGAACCATGATAACTTGTTGGTTGGTATCAAGGGACCTCAGAATATCGTTTTGAACTCGTAGTAGTGCAGTTTCAGTCGAGTGACAACGTCTATAGGCTGACTGAAAAGATGGTAGAGGTGTATTGGCGTCCAAGTAGTTGAAGATTTGGGTCTTAACTGTATCTTCAATAATTAATCTTGCTAAGGAAAGGAATGTTGGCAAGTGGTCTATAACTCTGATACAGTTCTTTATCCAAGTCAGGTTTCTTTAGGCATGGATGAATATATGACAGCTTGAGTATGTCGGGAAACTGTACAGTAGATAATGACGATTTAACGATGTTGCATATGATCGTAGATAAAGATAGAAGATTCTCTTTGACCATATGAGTTGGAATGGGATCCAGTTGGCATGTTTTTTAATGTTAATGACTTGACAGTCGATATTATTGTGCATGAAACAGGAATCACTGGAACTCCTAAGAGCCTAATATTCCGTTAAAGATAAGCTTTGATTCTTTTCATTGATACTAAAGAAAAGTGTTGGAGGACTTACCGTAATCCAGTCAGGGAGTTTTCAAACGCTTTTGAACTGGAATGAAGAACATTACTCATGGCATTATTCAATATTGAACCAAATATACGGCTTatgtaaatttaaataaatgagAGCAATGACAATGTTAAATGAAGCGCTCTATAAAACACCATTCATAaccaaattaagtcaaaacaatGTGATCAAAGATCTTTCCCTTAGGAACTTtgaatttatattttcattGTTTATTCACTGATATTATTTCTACCATAAACCAAATAGATAATATATAAGACAAACATCACAACATAGTATGATTCGAGTGGAATCATCATCAGGATGTTCAAATTGACTGAAGATAGTGACAAAAATATTCCACTTCAAAGATAAGGCCAATTTCAAGTATTGGGTGCAAgggtagcctcccacgcagacactcttaGGGCTTTGTGTGAGGGGAAGAAaacgtgacgaagccctaagggTGTGTGCGTGGGGTGCTAGTGCAATGGAGGCGCTACAGGTGGTCGCCCTCGCTAATTGTGTCAGGGAGATCATTTAAGTAGCAAAGCAAGAGTCTGGGACCCAGTAGAGAACCCTGTGGAATTCCACAGTTGGCCCACCACGTGATGAACTAACACTTTATAGACAACCTGATACCCATCATGCCTCGCACTAATCGTACCCAGACCTTTCTGTTCCCGTGCCGtagaaatatcaatttctgtCTTATTCGCACGCTCAACCGGCAGACATTACATATTTCAACTTCACTATAcagacaaatgcaatccattaggtttattttggtttcttttggccTCGCACCAGCAGCAGGCATGAACCACCTAGAAGACAAAGAAAGGGCTTGACGATGTGGCTAAGAAAACCGAGCATTACAAAACTGGAAATATCAGTTTACAAACCCAATGGCTTAGAAACCGAAAGCTTAACATCCGCACGCTGTCTTCAACATACCCATTCTTAACGGTCGCGGATTTCCAACGGCCGTGTCTCTGAAAGACTCTATCAGGCACGCCACTATTAGCCGCAGCGGATGCTCCTCCGGACCGGAACGAGTGAGTCCCGTAGACCTGAGGATctgtgcacttaatatgattggctgatgtaactgtccgatttcaggtatccgattacagccaactgtccgaaaaaaaagtaggaaaaagcgattaaaaaaaaggaaaaagtgattttaaaaaaaggaaaaagcgaTTAAAACACGCATCCAagttaaataacgcatccgttaaaataacaaacggtttagtgcccgaggaaagaatttgtggagtaacttcttccgctaagtgtaagctattactggtactctgttttgtcgttgtcgttctctttcgctctcctttcgtttctgttgtAGTCATAGGTCCTCTAGGCATCATGAAACCTtatctaaacaaattaaaaataaacgctcagctttaagtttatatccctccgatgcttgacttgaaaaactgcgtagccaccagtgtggatccacagatatcatgatatgtcaaactggattgaaaccagcgattAATGCAgacagaaaacattttccaaaccgttttccatctgaacacgaaaagcgttgactatttaagaactatagttgacgtagtatggccgtgtcgtgccacagaaagcgcgcgaaaaatgaagccttgttTATGTCTAGGTGAGTTAAcatgggttgagcctgcaatccaatcgaaaaccagtacctgggcAGCGTTCAACTTacaaaaaaagctgacctcggtaAGCTtaaagcttgagcccgcgatatggtcacgtgatactggtcagcagataccttgttttgacaagtgtcaattgatcatgacatagatgtccaatatcaaataTATATGGTGCAAactagcgtgatactggtcacattgccATACAGGGAAGGGTGGACGTACgcacggacggtcgatgacgacatggctataaaaccaaaatttctcgcatcgatgggtacCATATTTtctaaataggccatttccgaggtcatgtctgcctcctcttcaaagtgagtctaagtgcgaagtttttcttatgaaaattagttttcattcatatgtaaagtagaactaattaccatcacaaaaacttcgcacttagactcgctttgaagaggaggcagacatgaactcggaaatggcctattatggTTCtccgcgcggagctccgctattaaatattcaaaatcacACCTCATACGATACGACACTGCCAAATGTCAACGAGGCGAGATTTGGTTCGCAGAATTTAAGTAATCTGGTGATGGTGGAAACTACCAAACCTGGTCCTACACCGCCCAAACTGAATAACACCCAATTGCATCTTTTTAAACCCTCGTTTGCTTGTCAAAACGGATCCAACAAGTGGATTAAGCACCGATTTACTCAGTAACAGAATCGATATAATTATGCATCGAATCCGAGACCTGGTTAATAGCAGAGTTTTATCCCATCTGGTATGTCCTGACGATTATTGCCATCTTAGAAAAGATCGTGAAAACCAGCGCGCTGGTCACGGAGGAGTCGCTCTTATCTGTAGGAACAATTGGAAGCTCAAACGTCTTGAATTTTATAATGACTTTGTGTGCCTTTGGAGTGAAGTGTTTACCATCAATTCTAAATATTTAATCACCGTGAGACTGCAATTTATCATCCGCCTGATTCAGTCTACGCGGAATCTGACCTACTGCTTCACCTGACGCAGACTTGTGAGCTTATGTCCTTGTGTAGGCCCaatccattagtagggctaacgctcaaatgatttatatgggtagaaaacaacacttcacattaccctacaATAGTTTTGGGTCACCGACGGCAACCGAATGTGAACTAtgtccatttttaaaattttgtaagAAACAgatcatgttgtaataattttttcatctacccgtagactttataactgttcacacttaggaactcattaaactgatcatggcataagcatgccgaaacatgtcttttaaaaaagttgtctgtttcttacagtatttatcatacttgctactattgcgacctttTAAAACTTTCCTGACACTGTCACATTTGTGTTACTCACTTACTTTAACTCTCATAGAAACAATTGTTTATGAGACTCTGGGAGAGGAAACTGTCCTGGCATACAAAATGTTCATTTCTTTCAAGCTCCCTATTGGATAGTGATTGTAATCCAGCCGTCTCCCCCGGTCTAGTATCCAATATTTACACAAGTTGAGACAAGAACGACTTTGGTTCGTCAAACTTGCACAGATCAGTTAAGTCAGGGACTGTCTCCTGCTTCTTGtgttccctccctccccaatcgtataccgagccgtctgctaattgttttagtatcacccaactagtcggacagaaaaggcaataaagttagcaaatgcaagttgaaaatatatatatttgggaataaaacgaaacaaagcatcacgcttttcgctactcgaggactattactaacagtcctctagtagcgtagccaatcaaaatgcagcagttgcattagtccactagttagGTGATACTAATATCCGCTATTACACAAGTTGAGACAAGAGCGACAAGAAAACACTTTGCTTCGTCAAACTTGCACACATCACTTAAGTCAGGGTCTGTCTCCTGCTTCTTGTGTTTGTTCCCTTCCCAATCATACGGAGGCGTCTGCTCAGTGCAATCAACTATCTTCAGTAAAGTAAACGTTTACATGTTATGCCAAGATCTTTTGCAAGCTTCTCGACAGTTTGCACATTTTTCCATTCCACTTTGCGTCCATCCTCTTTCATCTCGAGACCAACTGCCCTATAATGACGTCCTAAAACTTGAAGACAATAATCTAACTTATTATCCGAGCAAGGATTTGGTCGAACAGTTTTTACATATTGGAGATCATGATGCAACAGATCTAAGTTGTCACTCAACGAAAACTTATGTTTCGAACAAATATCAGGCGTATTTCCCGATGCTTCGTGCGACAAGCAGTAACTAGTCAAAATATGAGAAGACAAAAACTCTCCGTAAGGAACATGGAAGGTCGCTTGAGGCTGAAGTATCTTCCACGTGCTGTGCTCCAATAGTAGCCCCAGATGGAAACTTTTTGTTGAACTGCGTTAAATCAGAACATATCTTTATATTCCAGTCATATCGATCTCTTTCAAAAAACCAAGCATAACTCAGTATGATACTAACTGGGGAGAGCTGGTTTTTATCGTGATAAAACAACTTGAAGGCTTCTTCAAAGGTAGTTAAATTCCAGTGCTTCATAATGTCTTCCCTGCAGCGTGCAAAGGTATCTCGATAGAAGTACACTGGGAAAAAGGACATGAAATCAGCCACATACGGTAATCCTAACGCCCTCTCTGACGTTCTCCCCCACTCCTTTACCCAACTGAATTGGAAACTACAGTCCCAACCCAGGACCCTTAATTTTGAACCGTTCAATATCAAGGAGTTTGTCACAGGTGTGATGAATGCGACATCACTATCCATCCAAGCTATGATTGAATCGTTTGTGTACAAATCAAAACAGAAACTACTCCAAAGTTGACGATTGTAGCCTGGACTTCTTGCcaagccaggatttttcaataTACTTTTGTCATTCGGTAGTGGCTCGAAGAATACTTCCAGCTTGTACTCTGGAAAGTGCTCCCGGGTGTGTCTAGTAACAATTTCTCCAAACTCGTGATCCATTTCTGATTCTTCGTCAAGCACAATAACCGTCTTCCCATACgatggtggccaaacgagaaCAGTGGTCCTGAAGAGATCACAATAGTAATGCGCTTTATGCTCCAAAACTTTGCCTGGCATTCTTAAGAGTAATGTTATCTGTTGGTGTGTTTCAACGGTACTGCTATCTGTTAATGTGGCTGTTGTGCCAGTACGCGAGTCAAAAACCacaaaagtaaagtaaagaatAAAAGAAGAAACAATAAAACATCCAAGGAGAAATAGATTATATCTTCTCGCCATGGTCACCTGCataatgaaaaggaaaaacaatacCTGGGTTAATCCGAAGTTTTGTCGAAATGACCACTGACTGGCTTACGAACAGCGTTTCGCCGTCCTCAAGATAGCATTGCATCTATTCGTGCTACCTTTTCAATACGCAACTGATTCTATTACATTCGTACTTCACCGCCTTTTTTCAAGTTATATTTACATAATGTTATTCACAAATATCATCGCAAtaagccatttccaagttcatgtctgccttctcttcaaagtgagtctaagtgcgagctttttcttatgaaaattagttttcattcatatgtaaagtagaactaattaccatcacaaaaacttcgcacttagactcgctttgaagaggaggcaggcttaaactcggaaatggcctattcactcTGACATTTTGAATTTGGCAATACTGTCATAGGGACGGCGAAACGTTGTTCCTTattaattttgaaatgaaaaaggaaaggagctttatttaagtgtccagtcTTCTACCGCTGGTGCACTTTTCggcattttcgagttcatgtctgcttcctcttcaaaccGGGTCTAAGtacgaagtttttcttatgaaaacaaGATGCCAAGTAAGCTTTCACGTGGGATGCAGTGATAAATGCAAGAAACAGGAAGCGGCTACAATTAAAATTTCGGCACGcaatgcgtacgtgtggtattgcagtaacacagcgctgtatcgtgtcaactgagctgcattttgtcttccaggagatttaaGTTATCTTtacgtaatatgtagctctaaaaGTACGCGTTGTTATATAgcacgatattgttttagtACCGTATATCATTCTAGTGCATGGTAGATTTCTCAGGTAAATAGCCCcgtgagaagacatgtggttacaagtaaaatactaaatcccagaaagattgaagaaaataaaagagaatcgagaaaCAATGGCTTCGAGGCTGTCATCTTGATCAAATTCAAGtgccttacaacttctttttcactaCAAGTTTGAGCGTGCACTCTACGCTTCTGGTAGCTTTGTAACAcaaaacttcactgaagttaagccctgtagGTCAGGGTTAGTATTTAGATGGCTGACCtcgaaaatgttattttaacgctcaaaaatgcgaaccaagccaggtacagattttgctagcgtgctttatgcaaaacagatattgatgcaaaagtaaataaatatcgATACACCGTTTTTAGGATGAGAAGAAGAGGTTTTCAGGAAGTgttgatcgagaataaaatattttgccaacaGCAACAAACTTTGAGATATGAAAagaacttaaattttgaaccgagagtataaaaagttaccatcagcgaaaaacattttgggagatttttgctacgttcaatttttctattgtacttttagGCTGAACAAGTacatcgcaaaatcgaaagtgacatcgaattcagctggcaccgtgatcaagttacctcgcatgtttactcgcgaaacaaaggatacctCTGTGTCAtggtttttgttattgttgtgaaatgtgcgaattcaacacaaagatcacaatagcTTAATACCTTAAGGTTGTTGACCAttttttctgcaaagtcaaaaattcactctcctaggcGAGGtcatttatcaccaggtaattccatcgttttggaaatagcagctgctttattattcatcagcgtcacaaattcatgccgattttggagctcattttgttgaaactccagCTCGCTTCCAGCAGACCTGTTTATGTCCGTCAGTTATGCACACGCTACGGGCCTACTTGCCACCACGGTCTTACAACCACGCACTCTTACAAACCCGTTGACACATTGTGTAGTACACTTAGAAAGTGCACCACCACAAAAATTAGAGTCtgtcacaaaattccttggaacagtacacgaataTACAGACCTGAAGCTTTCGcggctcactctcccctcacaatgttgtttacaAGTGAGTTTCTGAGCTCATTTGGCGAAACAGCATTGTGGGAGGGCagaatgtaaatgtaaataaatgctttgtttatagtggaagtgcaattagctatcaagctagttcacaggcaccccacttttaataatttgtAAGAAACATAATTGAGAACCCCAACTGggaggaggcaaccagttggttatttacaaagcgtggtagacttgaatccgggacaacaggaaacaaatccaaaccagaagtcagAACGGCATTTGAAACCGGATCAGCCACATGCAAACCCAACACCCTAACAACTGGACCACTAGTGAAAACCAGATTAGATGGGAAATGCTTTCAGTACTATTGGCAAAGAATGTTTGAAGatgaataataaatgaataaattctTCGAGTGAGGCCTTGAGCTGCTTATGAACACTTTAACCCAAACTTTCGCCAATCTCCAGCATCATCAGGGAGGGAATAACAAATATATTACAGAACAGAAGGCATCAACTTAAGGATTATGCGCATACTTCATTTTGCATTTCCAGTTTGTATAATTTCGTCTAATTCACATAAACAAGTAACGGCTAGGTTTAATATTAACAAATACAGAAAATAATCCGTATATGAGATCCCAGGGAATAAAACAGGAATCACTGGAACTCCTAAGAGCGTAATATTCAGTTAAAGAGATACATTGATTAATTTCATTAATACTAAAGAAAAAAGTCGGCTTCTGAACTGGAATGAAGAAATGTTACTCATGGTCAGTATTCAAGGTTAGCATTATACAGTGCTATGCACCTACAAACGACGCAGAGGAGACCAAGAAAGAGGAGTTCTATTCCGTATTACAGGATCTGATTGATAaggaaagagagaaaaacaTTACCATCGTCATGGGGGACTTCAATGCTAAAATAGGATCTGATAACACTAGTTATAAAGGGGTTATGGCAAAGCATGGTCTGggtgaaatgaatgaaaatgggGAGCTGTTTGCTGACTTGTGTGCATTGAATCAACTAGTTATAGGAGGTAGCGTTTTTCCACACAAGAGGGCACACAAAGCTACGTGGGTATCACCAGACCATACTACGGAAAACCAGATCGACCACCTTTGTATCAGTAAGAAAATCAGGAGATCTTTACAAGACGTCGGAGTCAAAGGGGAGCAGAGGTGGCATCTGACCATCACCTTGTTGTAGCCACCTTGAAACTGTGCCTTAAACGGCATGGCCAACCTACTGGTCCCAGGACGCGTTACAATGTGGACTTGCTAAGGGACAGAAAGATGAGAGACAAGTTCCAGGCAAATATGTCAAACAAGTTCCAGGTGTTGCAGGATTTATATGATGCAGAGGGAGTCACTGATATTGAGACGGAGTGGACAAGAGCAAAGAAGGTCTGTGAAGAAACCATCGGTAAGAAGAAATCCACACACAAAGACAAGGAAGTGCGGAGAAGTGTTAGGAGGGACAAGAAGGTTTATATAGGCAGTCTGGCTAAGGCAGCGGAGGAAGCAGCTGCAAAGAGAAATATAAAAGATCTATATAGCTACCCAAGAAGGCTGGCAGGAAAGCATCAGCGTGTACAGAACTCGGTGAAGGACAAATCAGGGAAGCCTTTGACTACAGCAGAAGAATAACTTAAGCGCTGGGTGGAGCACTTTGGAGAGTTACTAAATCAACCTTCCCCTGTAAGCACCGCAGATATTCCACCATCAGACACTACTCTTCCCTTGAATTGCAATAAACCAAGTAAGTCAGAGATTAGCTATCCAGGCATTGAAGGACGGTAAAGCAGCGGGGCGCGATGGGGTTCCTGCCGAGACCATGAAGGGAGATTTATCAACATCAGTAGATATCCTCCATAGGCTCTTTGCTAGGATTTGGGAAGAAGAGAGCATGCCTTAAGAGTGGCGGGAAGGTATCATTGTCAAAGTTCCTAAGAAAGGAGACCTTGGAGATAGCAATAACCATAGGGGTATTATGCTACTATCTGTTCCGGGCAATGTATTAAACAGAATACTTCTGGTTAGGATGAGGACTGCAGTGGACATCCTGCTTAGAGACCAGCAAGCAGGCTTTAGGAAAGACCGTTCATGCATAGATCAAATATGTACCCTATGTGTGATTATAGAGCAATAATTGGAATGGAATTCGTCCCTATATGTCAACTTTGTGGACTATGAGAAGGTGTTTGATAGTGTAGATCGTGAGACTCTTTGGAAGCTCTTGCGCTTTTATGGCATCCCAGAGAAGTTTGTTACATTGATTAAGTCTAGCTATGAAGGTTTTACTTGTCGGGTAGCCCATGAGGGTCAGCTTTCAGACTCATTCGAAGTGAGGACAGGGGCGCGACAAGGTTGTCTGCTATCACAATTTCTATTTCTACTGGCCATTGACTGGATAATGACATCGGTAACCAAAGCAGGGAACAACGGAATACAGTGGACCCCATGGGAGCAGTTGGACGATCTGGATTATGCGGATGACCTTGCCCTGCTCTCACACAACCATCTACAAATACAGGGAAAAACTTTAAGGCTAACAGAGGAATCGGTTAAACTGGGTCTGGAGGATTAACAAGGTGAAGACTAAAGTATTAAGGATTAACACCAGAAGTGAGGTACCTGTTGTGGTCGAAGGGCAGGGGTTGGATAATGTCAAAGAATTATCATATCTCAGGAGTGTTGTAGTCACACTTGGAGGTACGGACAAGGATGCACTTACAAGGATTGGAAAGGCTACAGCAGTGTTTATCATGTTGAAGAAGGTATGGGCATCGAAAGAGCTATCTCTGAGAACCAAACTTCGCATATTTAGATCAAATGTGAAGACTGTTCTGCTCTACGGATCAGAAACCTGGAGAACAACGAAGAGGATACAAAGTAGACTACAGAGTTTTGTTAATAGCTGTCTCAGAAGAATTCTTGGCTTTTGCTGGAATGATAAGGTAACCAACAAGCAGCTGTGGGAACGGGCGGAAGAAGAGCTAATTACGCTACAAGTAAAAAGGAGGAAGTGGGGCTGGATAGGCCACACTGTACGGAAGCCAGCGAATAACACCACGCGGAATGATCTTTCATGGAATCCCCAGGGGAAGAGGAAAGGAGGGCGCCCTAGAAACAGTTGGAGGAGAGATTTGGAATGTGAGGTTAAGGGCATCGGGCTGAACTGGACAGAACTTGGTAGGTCGGCCAAGAACTGGATGCGGTGGAGGAAACTCATCCATGGCCTATGCTCCGCAGGGGGCGAAGGGCTTAAGTAAGTCAGTAAGTATTCAATATTGAACCAACTACACGGCTTGTgtaaatttaaacaaataagaGCAAAGAATGTTAAATGAAGCGCTCTATATTCATAGAATCCGTCCGTTGAaactttgcattatttttttattgtttattcaCTGATATTATTTCTACCATAaaccaaattaaaaatataagaCAAACATTGCAACATAGTATGATTCGAGTGGAATCATTCAAATTGACTGAAGATAGTGCCAAAAATATTTTACTTCAAAGACCAACTTCAAGTATCAGGTACAAGGGTAGCCTCCCAGGCAGACACTCTTAGGGCTTTGTGTGGAGGGAGGAACATGTGACGCAGCCCTATGGGTGTCTTCGTGGGAGGTTAGTGCAATGGCGGCGCTACAGGTGGTCGGCCTCGCTAATTGCGTCGGCGAGAT
This genomic interval carries:
- the LOC137980346 gene encoding uncharacterized protein; protein product: MPGKVLEHKAHYYCDLFRTTVLVWPPSYGKTVIVLDEESEMDHEFGEIVTRHTREHFPEYKLEVFFEPLPNDKSILKNPGLARSPGYNRQLWSSFCFDLYTNDSIIAWMDSDVAFITPVTNSLILNGSKLRVLGWDCSFQFSWVKEWGRTSERALGLPYVADFMSFFPVYFYRDTFARCREDIMKHWNLTTFEEAFKLFYHDKNQLSPVSIILSYAWFFERDRYDWNIKICSDLTQFNKKFPSGATIGAQHVEDTSASSDLPCSLRRVFVFSYFD
- the LOC137980765 gene encoding craniofacial development protein 2-like, with amino-acid sequence MKKCYSWSVFKVSIIQCYAPTNDAEETKKEEFYSVLQDLIDKEREKNITIVMGDFNAKIGSDNTSYKGVMAKHGLGEMNENGELFADLCALNQLVIGGSVFPHKRAHKATWVSPDHTTENQIDHLCISKKIRRSLQDVGVKGEQRWHLTITLL